A genomic stretch from Setaria viridis chromosome 1, Setaria_viridis_v4.0, whole genome shotgun sequence includes:
- the LOC117866105 gene encoding heavy metal-associated isoprenylated plant protein 7: protein MGEEKAKEAVAAAPADKGKEAEEKKDEGGGGEEKKEDAPPPPPPPPEEVVMRVFMHCEGCARKVKKSLKGFDGVEDVSADSKAHKVVVKGKKAAADPMKVVERVQKKTGRKVELLSPMPPPKEEKKEEEKKEEPEPPKPEEKKEEPTVLAVVLKVHMHCEACAQVIKKRILKMKGVQSVEADLKASQVTVKGVFEEAKLADYVHRRTGKHAAIVKSEPVAAENGGDGNAKDDKKAAEGGEEKKDDGKEEKKDGGDAGGDGKEADKQKDDGSGGDGEEKDKDPAAMANLYMHYPRFNHPSGYGYGYQYPPQLFSDENPNACSVM from the exons ATGGGCGAG GAGAAGGcgaaggaggcggtggcggcggccccggccgaCAAGGGcaaggaggcggaggagaagaaggacgaggggggaggaggggaggagaagaaggaggacgccccgcctcctcctccgccgccgccggaggaggtggTGATGCGGGTGTTCATGCACTGCGAGGGGTGTGCGCGCAAGGTCAAGAAGAGCCTCAAGGGATTTGATG GTGTGGAAGATGTTAGTGCAGACTCGAAGGCACACAAGGTTGTTGTGAAGGGGAAGAAGGCAGCTGCTGACCCGATGAAGGTGGTGGAGCGTGTGCAGAAGAAGACAGGTCGCAAGGTTGAGCTTCTCTCGCCAATGCCACCGccaaaggaggagaagaaggaagaggagaaaaaagaagaacctGAGCCCCCCAAACCtgaggagaagaaagaggag CCCACGGTGCTTGCTGTGGTGCTTAAGGTGCATATGCATTGCGAGGCCTGTGCGCAAGTGATCAAGAAGAGGATCCTCAAGATGAAAG GAGTGCAATCTGTAGAGGCAGACCTGAAGGCTTCTCAAGTCACTGTGAAGGGTGTGTTCGAGGAGGCCAAGCTAGCTGATTATGTGCATAGGCGCACTGGCAAGCACGCCGCTATTGTCAAGTCTGAGCCCGTTGCAGCTGAGAATGGTGGTGATGGCAACGCCAAAGATGACAAGAAGGCAGCTGAAGGCGgtgaggagaagaaggatgatggcaaggaggaaaagaaggatggtggagATGCTGGTGGAGACGGGAAAGAAGCGGATAAACAGAAGGATGATGGCAGTGGTGGTGATGGCGAAGAGAAAGATAAGGACCCTGCAGCCATGGCTAACCTGTATATGCACTACCCAAGATTCAACCACCCGAGTGGATACGGCTACGGCTACCAGTACCCACCTCAGCTCTTCAGCGACGAGAACCCAAATGCCTGCTCTGTGATGTGA